From a region of the Campylobacter showae genome:
- a CDS encoding 4Fe-4S dicluster domain-containing protein — translation MKQHKFVIADYKRCIGCATCMAACFRSAYERGKLSKARLTVLRQAKGVMPTQCRQCDDGPCANVCPTGALRFDDNCIELHEEICIGCKLCTIACPYGAISSSAELMPSVNYAVEPKYYLEIESQAGAKNTAIKCDMCFGRENGPACVEVCPTSAIIMVDPLHSEHKLGNRIEREAAQAFVDKILRGSGNLKEPHVLADIGAQDVDGEGDVIVIKELDKTPSEQAREQSASNSRAMNDENSGAKGGARW, via the coding sequence ATGAAACAACATAAATTTGTGATCGCCGATTACAAACGTTGTATCGGTTGCGCTACTTGCATGGCGGCCTGTTTTCGTAGCGCTTATGAGCGCGGTAAGCTTTCAAAAGCTAGACTAACAGTGCTACGTCAAGCAAAAGGCGTCATGCCGACGCAGTGTCGCCAGTGCGATGACGGTCCTTGCGCGAACGTATGTCCTACTGGGGCACTCAGGTTTGACGATAACTGCATCGAGCTTCACGAAGAGATTTGTATAGGCTGCAAACTCTGCACGATCGCTTGCCCTTACGGCGCGATAAGCTCGAGCGCCGAGCTCATGCCGTCCGTCAACTACGCGGTAGAGCCTAAGTACTACCTCGAGATCGAGAGCCAGGCGGGCGCGAAAAATACCGCGATCAAATGTGATATGTGCTTCGGGCGCGAAAACGGCCCTGCATGCGTCGAGGTTTGTCCGACCAGCGCTATCATCATGGTCGATCCGCTACATAGCGAGCATAAACTCGGCAACAGGATCGAGCGCGAGGCCGCTCAGGCTTTCGTCGATAAAATTTTACGCGGAAGCGGAAATTTAAAAGAGCCTCACGTTTTAGCCGATATCGGCGCTCAGGACGTGGACGGCGAGGGCGACGTCATCGTCATCAAGGAGCTTGACAAAACTCCTAGCGAGCAGGCAAGAGAGCAATCGGCGTCAAATTCGCGCGCTATGAACGACGAAAATAGCGGCGCAAAAGGGGGTGCGAGATGGTAG